The following coding sequences are from one Leptospira stimsonii window:
- a CDS encoding chemotaxis protein CheX — translation MQIRAELVNPFLEAATIVFRDVLKTDLIRGKIGIKDSPETNLELSIVIGVIGTFNGEVVYGLNYDAAYKIAGVLMPGMSEQDIKNEYKDILGEIANMTTGNAMNIFATSGQSIEITAPNIVDSKNETLKIPKKPSLGISLFSKFGKLDVNVSLT, via the coding sequence ATGCAAATCCGGGCTGAACTGGTAAATCCCTTTCTTGAAGCGGCGACCATCGTTTTTAGAGATGTCTTAAAAACGGACCTCATCCGAGGAAAAATCGGTATCAAAGACAGCCCTGAAACCAACCTTGAACTTTCGATTGTCATCGGTGTAATCGGAACGTTCAACGGAGAAGTTGTCTACGGGTTGAACTACGACGCGGCCTACAAAATCGCGGGTGTTTTGATGCCTGGAATGAGTGAACAGGATATCAAAAACGAATATAAAGATATTCTGGGGGAAATCGCAAACATGACCACCGGAAATGCGATGAATATTTTCGCAACCTCGGGACAGTCTATCGAAATCACAGCGCCAAACATCGTCGATTCCAAAAACGAAACATTAAAGATTCCTAAAAAACCTTCTCTCGGAATCAGCCTATTCTCCAAGTTCGGAAAACTCGACGTAAACGTTTCTTTAACATAA